One window from the genome of Pseudomonas sp. L5B5 encodes:
- a CDS encoding GPW/gp25 family protein has translation MIGMDRRTGQPLSGIAHVRQSIEDILGTPLGSRRMRPEYGSNLRRFVDLPVTGGWKSAVQAEVARALLRWEPRLKLQQVQVVAVVAGQISFQLTGQYLGNSAILEVTA, from the coding sequence ATGATCGGAATGGATCGCCGCACCGGCCAGCCGTTGTCGGGTATCGCGCATGTGCGCCAGTCCATCGAGGACATCCTGGGCACGCCCCTGGGCAGCCGGCGCATGCGCCCGGAGTACGGCAGCAACCTGCGGCGCTTTGTCGACCTGCCAGTGACTGGTGGTTGGAAGAGCGCCGTCCAGGCCGAAGTGGCCCGGGCGCTGTTGCGCTGGGAACCGCGGCTGAAGCTGCAACAAGTCCAGGTGGTGGCAGTGGTGGCGGGTCAGATCAGCTTTCAACTGACGGGCCAATACCTGGGCAACAGTGCAATTTTGGAGGTAACGGCATGA
- a CDS encoding baseplate J/gp47 family protein yields the protein MSTLDLSALPAPQVLEALDFEALYQDKLASFRQHMGGNWSASLESDPVVKLLELAAYRDLQLRARVNDAAKALLLAHAQGSDLDQLAANVKLKRLVIHPADPQALPPTLEVKEADDALRERIQLAYEGLTTAGPRNSYILHARNASALVADAAAQSPSPACVTVTVLGLDGDGSAAPDLLATVAAALNDEDVRPLGDRVTVQSAQVLPYRIDAVLHMKGPGPESDAALAEARRRLAAWINPRRRLGLEVPRSAIDAQLHVAGVSRVDLAHWQDIAPTPAQAAYCTGYSITLGG from the coding sequence ATGAGCACCCTGGACTTATCGGCGCTGCCGGCGCCGCAGGTGCTGGAAGCCCTGGATTTCGAAGCGCTGTACCAGGACAAGCTGGCGAGCTTTCGCCAGCACATGGGCGGCAACTGGAGCGCCAGCCTGGAGAGTGATCCGGTGGTCAAGCTCCTGGAGCTGGCGGCCTACCGCGACCTGCAACTGCGGGCCCGGGTCAATGATGCCGCCAAGGCCCTGCTCTTGGCCCACGCCCAGGGCAGCGACCTGGACCAGCTGGCGGCCAACGTCAAGCTCAAGCGCCTGGTCATCCACCCGGCCGATCCGCAAGCGCTGCCGCCCACACTGGAGGTCAAGGAGGCCGACGATGCCCTGCGTGAACGCATCCAGTTGGCTTACGAAGGCCTGACCACCGCCGGGCCGCGCAACAGTTACATCCTGCACGCCCGCAACGCCTCGGCCCTGGTGGCTGATGCGGCGGCCCAGAGCCCATCCCCGGCTTGCGTGACCGTCACTGTGCTGGGCCTGGACGGGGACGGCAGCGCTGCCCCGGATCTGCTGGCGACAGTCGCCGCCGCCCTCAACGACGAGGACGTGCGGCCCCTGGGCGACCGGGTCACGGTGCAGAGCGCCCAGGTGCTGCCCTACCGCATCGATGCGGTGCTGCACATGAAGGGCCCGGGGCCGGAAAGCGATGCCGCGCTGGCCGAGGCCCGACGCAGACTGGCGGCCTGGATCAACCCGCGCCGGCGCCTCGGGCTGGAAGTGCCACGTTCGGCCATCGATGCCCAGCTGCACGTCGCCGGCGTATCCCGGGTCGACCTGGCTCACTGGCAGGACATCGCCCCGACCCCGGCCCAGGCCGCGTATTGCACCGGCTACAGCATCACGCTGGGAGGTTGA